One Halovivax ruber XH-70 genomic region harbors:
- a CDS encoding metal ABC transporter permease — translation MSERTEIETDDAPIDEQRESGRADSDPTADSDPTSGRDTHATGNEPTTRREPTAGASTTGIGLVQRIGLAATVVLAIVLTGFVVAYWLRSYPLLGDVATQYVYVGQHMDQLLGTNVFRHPVMWQSVATAVLIGIVAPLVGVFLVHREMALIGETLAHTAFAGVAVGLLLGATTDWQASLLLSALVVGIGGALAVQWLAERTDAYGDVPIAIMLTGSFAVGTLVISYGRGLTAVNVEEYLFGNLAFVTGEGARLMVVLTIFVVIGVASTYKQLLFITFDEQAARVARLNVRGYNALLVVMTAVVVVGAMQVLGVILVAGMLVIPVAAATQLAESFRETLSLSILFGQAAVLGGYALAISQSLPPGGSIIVVGIACYLFAIGWSGSSRRGVRMH, via the coding sequence ATGAGTGAACGCACGGAAATCGAAACCGACGACGCGCCAATCGACGAACAGCGTGAATCGGGACGGGCTGACAGTGACCCGACGGCAGACAGTGACCCGACGAGCGGTCGCGACACTCACGCAACGGGAAACGAGCCGACGACGCGACGAGAACCGACAGCGGGGGCGTCCACCACGGGAATCGGGCTCGTCCAGCGGATCGGACTCGCGGCGACGGTGGTCCTCGCGATCGTCCTGACCGGGTTCGTCGTCGCGTACTGGCTCCGCTCGTATCCCCTGCTGGGAGACGTAGCCACACAGTACGTCTACGTTGGCCAGCACATGGACCAACTGCTGGGGACGAACGTCTTTCGACACCCGGTCATGTGGCAGTCGGTCGCCACGGCGGTCCTGATCGGAATCGTTGCCCCGCTCGTGGGCGTCTTTCTCGTCCACCGCGAGATGGCGCTCATCGGCGAAACTCTCGCGCACACGGCGTTCGCTGGCGTCGCGGTCGGCCTCTTGCTCGGCGCGACGACCGACTGGCAGGCGTCGCTGCTCCTGTCCGCGCTCGTCGTCGGAATCGGTGGTGCACTGGCAGTGCAGTGGCTGGCCGAACGGACGGATGCCTACGGCGACGTGCCGATCGCGATCATGCTCACCGGGAGCTTCGCCGTCGGCACGCTCGTCATCAGCTACGGACGCGGATTGACGGCCGTCAACGTCGAGGAGTACCTCTTCGGCAACCTCGCCTTCGTGACTGGCGAGGGTGCCCGACTGATGGTCGTGTTGACGATCTTCGTCGTCATCGGTGTCGCATCGACCTACAAACAACTCCTGTTCATCACCTTCGACGAACAGGCCGCCCGCGTGGCCAGGCTGAACGTCCGCGGCTACAATGCCTTGCTCGTCGTGATGACTGCAGTCGTCGTCGTCGGTGCGATGCAGGTCCTCGGCGTGATCCTCGTCGCGGGCATGCTCGTCATCCCGGTCGCCGCCGCGACGCAACTCGCCGAGAGCTTTCGGGAAACGCTCTCCCTGTCGATCCTGTTCGGCCAGGCGGCGGTTCTCGGAGGGTACGCCCTCGCGATCTCCCAGTCGCTGCCACCCGGTGGGTCGATCATCGTCGTCGGCATCGCGTGCTACCTCTTCGCGATCGGCTGGTCCGGGTCGTCACGTCGCGGGGTGCGGATGCACTAG
- a CDS encoding cob(I)yrinic acid a,c-diamide adenosyltransferase, whose product MGSTEETENYPRDTPGKGVTPTAEAIEPAAPDEFGLVQVWWGDGKGKTTATLGMGMRAAGHGYRVHLLQFMKGGAESVEAVRGEYNAIAALPGISFENLGHYGWHGMADGSDEADHEAQAQAGLERAHELLEGAHQADLTAPLSFDGDPDDGVHMLILDEVLYAVAMGLIDEDDVRELVESKPDGLELVLSGGHERPAYLDELADLMTNVRKEHHPIDDGQRARKGTEY is encoded by the coding sequence ATGGGATCTACCGAGGAAACAGAAAATTATCCGCGGGACACGCCGGGGAAAGGTGTGACACCGACTGCGGAAGCGATCGAGCCCGCGGCGCCCGACGAGTTCGGCCTGGTCCAGGTCTGGTGGGGTGACGGTAAGGGCAAGACGACGGCCACGCTCGGCATGGGAATGCGCGCGGCCGGCCACGGCTACCGGGTCCACCTGCTTCAGTTTATGAAAGGCGGTGCCGAGAGCGTCGAGGCCGTCCGCGGCGAGTACAACGCTATCGCGGCTCTCCCGGGGATCAGTTTCGAGAATCTCGGTCACTACGGCTGGCACGGCATGGCCGACGGCAGCGACGAGGCCGACCACGAGGCACAGGCACAGGCCGGACTCGAACGGGCTCACGAACTGCTCGAGGGGGCTCACCAGGCCGATCTAACGGCACCGCTCTCCTTCGACGGTGACCCAGACGACGGCGTACACATGCTGATTCTAGACGAGGTACTCTACGCCGTCGCGATGGGCCTGATCGACGAGGATGACGTTCGCGAACTCGTCGAGTCGAAACCCGATGGGCTCGAACTCGTCCTCTCCGGCGGGCACGAACGGCCGGCGTACCTGGACGAGCTGGCCGATCTGATGACGAACGTCCGAAAGGAACACCACCCTATCGACGACGGACAGCGCGCCCGCAAGGGAACCGAGTACTGA
- a CDS encoding ABC transporter ATP-binding protein produces the protein MSAIRVRDLTKSFAGVDAVSGMGFDVDRGELFGFLGPNGAGKTTTIKILTGQLRPDSGAVEVDGTDPSVDPIETRRRVGIVPEGGVPPSFFTPREYFTYVSRLRGLESEIVERRIDEWADRLGLQDRLETIHTDLSRGQQQKVMIAQAFLHEPDVVFIDEPLANLDPLVQEQVKRQLADYVDDDNTAFLSTHNIDVAEDLCTRVGIVADGQIVAERDLDTADEPLLDVFLSTVDEAQPRDVPIVDR, from the coding sequence ATGAGTGCAATCCGAGTCAGGGATCTGACCAAGTCCTTCGCGGGTGTCGACGCCGTATCGGGGATGGGGTTCGACGTCGACCGTGGCGAACTGTTCGGCTTTCTGGGTCCCAACGGGGCGGGTAAGACGACCACGATCAAAATCCTGACGGGCCAACTCAGGCCGGACTCCGGTGCGGTCGAAGTGGACGGGACTGACCCGTCGGTCGATCCGATCGAAACGCGTCGCCGGGTCGGAATCGTTCCCGAGGGAGGGGTGCCGCCGAGTTTCTTCACGCCCCGAGAGTACTTTACGTACGTCTCCAGACTGCGCGGACTCGAGTCGGAAATCGTCGAGCGGCGGATCGACGAGTGGGCCGACCGGCTCGGCCTGCAGGACCGTCTCGAGACGATCCACACCGATCTCTCTCGCGGCCAGCAACAGAAGGTGATGATCGCACAGGCGTTCCTGCACGAACCCGACGTGGTCTTCATCGACGAACCACTCGCCAACCTCGACCCGCTCGTTCAGGAGCAGGTCAAACGGCAACTCGCCGATTACGTCGACGACGACAACACCGCGTTCCTCTCGACACACAACATCGACGTCGCCGAGGACCTGTGTACACGGGTTGGGATCGTCGCCGACGGGCAGATCGTTGCCGAACGAGATCTCGATACCGCGGACGAACCGCTCCTCGACGTCTTCCTCTCGACCGTCGACGAGGCACAGCCACGCGACGTCCCAATCGTCGACCGATGA
- a CDS encoding cobyric acid synthase, with protein sequence MTETVLVAGTASHVGKSTVATGLCRLLADRGYAVAPFKAQNMSTNARVVLSGSAVGDDAGIDRVDHHSEGTDESSVTAAPSSAQWGEIGVSQLVQSRAARTTPTTDSNPVLLKPRGDGESQLVIDGRAVGHFEAGTYYERHWETARDAAIAAHRRLSRAADVIVAEGAGSIAEINLHDRDLANIETARFADAKIVICADIERGGAFASIYGTLELLPEDVRDRVVGVVITKFRGDQSLLEPGIRTIEARCDVPVLGVIPYEEFDLPEEDSLGLPDETTVAVRGADDNVSADHSVTVAVPRLPRLSNAADVDALAAVPGVRCVFVPLTDAGCDRLAGTDAVVIPGTKNTVDDTEALVSCGMGDAIRAFDGPIVGICGGYQLLGRRLVDAQHEGTGSDRLVEGLDVLPVETRFGPDKQVRRRRVSVDGAGPIAAATGTATGYEIHAGETSHLQSMDEPLEPGSAVRGSVLGTYLHGLFDTDQVRSAFVEAVYRASDTPRPSGSTDRASPSDPYDRVATVLAESISLSPIVEELSPIR encoded by the coding sequence ATGACGGAAACGGTACTGGTGGCCGGAACGGCGAGCCACGTCGGGAAGTCGACGGTCGCGACCGGTCTCTGTCGACTGCTCGCGGACCGCGGGTACGCGGTCGCCCCGTTCAAGGCACAGAACATGAGCACCAACGCACGGGTGGTCCTTTCCGGGTCGGCTGTTGGCGACGACGCAGGCATTGATCGTGTCGATCACCACAGCGAGGGAACCGACGAGTCGTCGGTTACTGCAGCTCCCTCGTCCGCACAGTGGGGAGAGATCGGTGTTTCACAGTTGGTCCAGTCGAGAGCAGCGCGAACGACGCCGACGACCGACTCGAATCCGGTGCTGTTGAAACCGCGTGGAGACGGCGAGAGCCAGCTGGTGATCGATGGTCGGGCCGTCGGTCACTTCGAAGCGGGAACGTACTACGAGCGCCACTGGGAGACGGCCCGCGATGCGGCGATCGCCGCCCACCGCCGGCTGTCACGCGCGGCGGACGTGATCGTCGCGGAAGGCGCCGGCAGTATCGCGGAGATAAACTTACACGACCGGGACCTCGCGAACATCGAAACCGCCCGGTTCGCGGACGCGAAGATCGTGATCTGCGCCGATATCGAACGCGGTGGGGCGTTCGCGAGTATCTACGGAACGCTCGAACTCCTCCCGGAGGACGTTCGCGATCGTGTCGTGGGCGTCGTCATCACGAAATTTCGCGGCGATCAGTCGCTGCTCGAACCGGGAATCCGGACGATCGAAGCGCGCTGTGACGTGCCGGTGCTCGGGGTAATTCCGTACGAGGAGTTCGACCTGCCCGAAGAGGATAGTCTCGGGCTGCCCGACGAGACGACGGTGGCTGTCCGGGGAGCTGATGACAACGTGTCGGCCGACCACAGTGTCACCGTCGCCGTTCCGAGGTTGCCCCGACTCTCCAATGCCGCCGACGTCGACGCACTGGCGGCCGTCCCGGGCGTTCGGTGTGTGTTCGTCCCGCTCACCGACGCCGGCTGTGACCGACTGGCAGGCACCGACGCCGTGGTGATCCCGGGGACGAAAAACACCGTCGACGACACTGAGGCCCTCGTCTCCTGTGGGATGGGCGACGCAATCCGTGCGTTCGACGGACCCATCGTCGGGATCTGTGGCGGCTACCAGCTACTCGGGCGGCGGCTCGTCGACGCCCAGCACGAAGGAACCGGGTCGGACCGGCTCGTCGAGGGACTCGACGTCTTGCCGGTCGAAACCCGATTCGGACCCGACAAGCAGGTCCGTCGGCGCCGAGTCTCAGTCGATGGTGCCGGACCGATCGCGGCTGCAACTGGCACAGCGACGGGGTACGAGATTCACGCAGGCGAGACGAGTCACCTGCAGTCCATGGACGAACCGTTAGAACCCGGAAGCGCCGTCCGTGGATCGGTGCTCGGAACGTACCTCCACGGCCTGTTCGATACGGACCAGGTGAGATCGGCGTTCGTGGAGGCCGTGTATCGTGCGTCGGATACCCCACGGCCCAGCGGATCAACGGATCGTGCGTCACCGTCAGATCCGTACGATCGTGTTGCAACCGTCCTGGCCGAATCCATCTCACTCTCGCCCATCGTCGAGGAACTCTCACCGATACGGTGA
- a CDS encoding MTH865 family protein — MANEDELREQFTDAFEGASYPVSNPMDLVPALPDGPATKFESGDFSMTAMELNSKTAGDADFPYDSVDNLVDDLIQGLKDDDYL; from the coding sequence ATGGCAAACGAAGACGAACTCCGCGAGCAATTCACCGACGCCTTCGAAGGCGCATCGTACCCCGTCTCGAACCCAATGGACCTCGTCCCGGCACTGCCGGACGGTCCGGCCACGAAGTTCGAGTCCGGTGACTTCTCCATGACGGCGATGGAACTGAACTCGAAGACCGCGGGCGACGCCGACTTCCCCTACGATTCCGTCGACAATCTCGTCGACGACCTCATTCAGGGCCTCAAAGACGACGACTACCTGTAG
- a CDS encoding winged helix-turn-helix domain-containing protein — MKLRQPTDFLILEALADRGRNVATNLASHTGKSRKNINTRLPVLEDYGLVDKIGPAERSGLYEISNLGKRALMHQDEYDEVEDFEALLERADSGPSASATDATPQASFARGESEKPDDDS, encoded by the coding sequence ATGAAACTCCGTCAACCAACTGACTTTCTGATCCTCGAGGCGCTCGCAGACAGGGGTCGGAACGTCGCCACGAACCTCGCCTCCCACACCGGAAAGAGCCGCAAGAACATCAACACGAGACTCCCCGTCCTCGAAGACTACGGCCTCGTCGACAAGATCGGTCCGGCCGAACGCTCCGGCCTGTACGAGATCTCGAACCTCGGGAAGCGCGCGCTGATGCACCAGGACGAGTACGACGAAGTCGAGGACTTTGAAGCCCTCCTCGAGCGTGCAGATTCGGGCCCCAGTGCGAGCGCGACCGACGCGACGCCACAGGCCAGCTTCGCACGCGGCGAGTCAGAGAAGCCGGACGACGACTCCTGA
- the otsB gene encoding trehalose-phosphatase has protein sequence MTGGRDRTAVGYPDPLDRDRAEVISTLRSGPHLLCCLDFDGTLAPIVDDPDEATLPPGTEQVLARLHEAPDVTVAIVSGRSVLDLRSRVELPVTLVGNHGLERLDRPSADTRGSDRSGPTDSVAGASRPVVHPLAAAAIPRIEACAATLETVLAPLPNVRVESKRLTGTVHYRTAPAPVAQLCRRLTVDVVERVGDERLSLSHGDEIVEFGPAIEWGKGDAVELLRSEQPSGTRVLVCGDDTTDEDAFRSLRRSDVGVRVGERTRSAAQYRTESPSTVRAFLDRLAGSISSKTVASG, from the coding sequence ATGACAGGAGGGAGAGACAGAACGGCGGTCGGCTATCCCGACCCGCTGGACCGTGATCGTGCCGAGGTCATCTCGACACTCCGTAGTGGCCCACATCTTCTCTGCTGTCTCGATTTCGACGGAACGCTCGCGCCGATCGTCGACGATCCCGACGAGGCAACACTCCCACCTGGCACCGAACAGGTCCTCGCCAGACTGCACGAAGCGCCGGACGTGACGGTCGCGATCGTGAGTGGCCGATCAGTGCTGGATTTGCGATCCAGAGTCGAACTGCCAGTCACGCTCGTGGGCAATCATGGACTCGAACGGCTCGATCGTCCCTCGGCGGATACGCGCGGATCGGACCGCTCTGGACCGACGGATTCGGTGGCCGGTGCCTCCCGGCCGGTCGTCCATCCCCTCGCTGCGGCAGCCATTCCGCGTATCGAGGCCTGCGCCGCGACGCTCGAAACGGTTCTCGCTCCGCTTCCGAACGTCCGCGTCGAGTCGAAACGCCTCACCGGAACGGTCCACTACCGAACCGCTCCAGCGCCAGTCGCCCAGCTCTGTCGGCGACTAACCGTCGACGTCGTCGAGCGGGTCGGTGACGAACGGCTGTCGCTGAGCCACGGCGACGAGATCGTGGAGTTCGGCCCGGCCATCGAGTGGGGGAAAGGTGACGCCGTCGAACTCCTTCGGAGCGAACAGCCGAGCGGCACGCGTGTCCTCGTCTGCGGTGACGATACGACGGACGAGGACGCGTTTCGATCCCTCCGACGGTCCGACGTCGGCGTTCGAGTGGGGGAACGAACGCGATCGGCGGCGCAGTATCGAACGGAATCACCCAGCACGGTGCGAGCGTTCCTCGATCGGCTCGCGGGGTCCATCTCGAGTAAAACAGTGGCCTCCGGATAG
- a CDS encoding alpha,alpha-trehalose-phosphate synthase (UDP-forming): MGNFAYGTDPVPTATQETEDETRPAWAAPLDSFESFVVLSNRQPYRHTYGPDGDIEVDRPTGGLTAALDPVLQRVGGTWIAWGDGSADRAVVDENDRVPVPPEDPAYDVERVWIDDELKEAYYNGYSNRVLWPLCHGVRDAISIRTGDYDGYRAVNERFADRVAAHATPETLVWVQDYHLALAPAMISDRVPSSTTIGQFWHIPWPKPELFSRCPEGREILEGLLGNDVLAFHVDRFVERFLRCVRYFVDGASVDAEDGIVTYEGSETHVRAIPLGIDASEHEERGHAADAMVFESVTETLSIPTTEHLGLGVDRLDYSKGIVARLDAIEALFENQPRWLESFTFVQTATPSRTDIPAYASYGEAVRERVERINDRFATDSWRPIVYSEAYLTRDQLSALYRHADLMLVTSRCDGMNLVSKEYLAASVDESGALCLSERAGAHDELGDDAFSIDPTDVESIWRTMDRALTTPDADRRRRMRRLRTRVFERPLEWWMAAQFDAFAERSDDRSVLSTQYSGDGI, encoded by the coding sequence ATGGGAAATTTCGCGTACGGAACGGATCCGGTACCGACAGCGACGCAGGAAACTGAGGACGAGACGAGGCCGGCGTGGGCGGCGCCACTGGACTCGTTCGAGTCGTTCGTGGTACTGTCGAATCGACAACCGTACCGACACACGTACGGGCCAGACGGCGATATCGAAGTCGACCGACCGACCGGCGGACTCACCGCGGCACTGGACCCCGTCTTGCAGCGCGTCGGCGGCACCTGGATCGCCTGGGGAGATGGCTCGGCCGATCGGGCGGTCGTCGACGAGAACGATCGTGTGCCCGTCCCGCCCGAGGACCCGGCGTACGATGTCGAACGGGTCTGGATCGACGACGAACTGAAAGAAGCGTACTACAACGGCTATAGCAATCGAGTACTCTGGCCGCTCTGTCACGGCGTTCGTGACGCGATCTCGATCCGAACTGGCGATTACGATGGGTACCGGGCGGTGAACGAACGGTTCGCCGACCGAGTGGCGGCCCACGCCACTCCCGAGACGCTCGTCTGGGTACAGGACTACCACCTGGCACTCGCACCGGCGATGATCAGCGATCGCGTCCCGTCTTCGACGACGATCGGGCAGTTCTGGCATATTCCGTGGCCGAAACCCGAACTGTTCAGTCGATGTCCAGAGGGGCGAGAGATACTCGAAGGGCTGCTCGGGAACGACGTCCTCGCGTTTCACGTCGATCGGTTCGTCGAGCGGTTCTTACGTTGTGTCCGGTACTTCGTCGATGGTGCCAGTGTCGACGCCGAGGATGGCATCGTCACGTACGAAGGTTCCGAGACACACGTCCGCGCCATCCCCCTGGGAATCGATGCAAGTGAACACGAAGAACGGGGGCACGCAGCGGATGCGATGGTATTCGAGTCTGTCACCGAGACACTCTCCATCCCGACGACGGAACACCTCGGTTTAGGCGTCGACAGACTCGATTACTCGAAGGGGATCGTCGCGCGACTCGATGCGATCGAAGCACTCTTCGAAAATCAGCCCCGATGGCTGGAATCGTTCACGTTCGTCCAGACGGCGACGCCGAGTCGGACGGACATTCCCGCGTACGCGTCGTACGGGGAAGCGGTCAGAGAGCGCGTGGAGCGGATCAACGACCGATTCGCGACCGATTCGTGGCGGCCGATCGTCTATTCCGAAGCGTACCTCACGCGGGACCAGCTGTCGGCACTCTACCGCCACGCGGATCTCATGCTGGTCACCTCACGGTGTGACGGCATGAATCTGGTCTCGAAAGAGTACCTCGCAGCCAGCGTGGACGAATCCGGCGCGCTCTGTCTGAGCGAACGTGCCGGCGCACACGACGAACTGGGTGACGACGCGTTCTCCATCGATCCGACCGACGTCGAATCGATCTGGCGAACGATGGACCGTGCCCTCACGACTCCGGACGCTGACCGGCGACGCCGTATGCGCCGCCTCCGGACACGCGTCTTCGAACGACCGCTCGAGTGGTGGATGGCCGCTCAGTTCGACGCCTTCGCCGAGCGATCGGACGATCGGTCGGTACTCTCCACCCAATATTCCGGAGACGGGATCTAA
- a CDS encoding helix-turn-helix domain-containing protein, which produces MNDLPDQVPTTRIRAVLVGESADVAQLGRTLSRGETLVSVAAVPTADAAIGQSEHADCLVTDPEHVEILVAATDVPIVSVSSDDAAPLEEGAADVVSPRAPVNVLETRIRNVVDARTGDRDRSARIHGILEASGSAIVLSDADGTIEWVSESVDRLFGYTPAALAGTTIESLAIEPDRETLGQHRIAVADGDADEFRRTTARIRDGTGRLSECTVEVRNRLSDPSLNRLVWTIAPIDGRPSWREGFSADVDAIDDPILTLDDEWIVRRANEAARGAFAVAENGSIGDEGSSIGDEREPVGHEFWTLLSPATVDTWFERLAEARASDSTVWFDVSRPDDGVDSVVAYPGDGSLTVVVHRRDASPIDRYRAELERTTGLLDEMADPAVLVDDGRITAANAAVFEYTSHATVVGRPTETLVGDRIASEITARAGAPVRRVDPIEWRPSVDGREHVVLLTVGTVADDQTAVVGRDVTDERRLLDGTRELGETIDAVESVSTVEATRRTLLAGIVSVTGATVGGWYRRDGDRLSPRTSIGPTQTERAPTITVATERVNEMFSDGPTRLPRSVRVPITAATTMAGPLAIPVTDTDVILVGTVGTDGEAIDTESASAESPQNGQTAFDAGSEGEGGDLVARYSADDWLTPTVGPGPERTVERDAFGSLFRSVVHLSLARARCLDKTRELTASVSLGSELRDRVVTLAEHRESTYRKLTSARTRQAVERALCDSMADLDAVSACWLVAGDADERHVREAAGSVARSESGVDPATTDSFDLLVERALTAGDQQIERIDLARTDSGSRPSAAEGPVRIATPFDDPTGPATVLVVQASIHDESVFPEYCTELVTVVGLAIDAITAQRALHADDTLEVELSFPTATDDPLTRLVAEIDRSLTVDSVVLTDDHVTSYLTVAQLDEASFVAAVGDVSATTLVNSYVGENGTLHAEIAVEESELFELIRAHDGVLSGLSPRDDRLSLRLELPATRDVRGLVDSIRATFPNAELRARRPVSPRGPDQPVGTLLSTLTDRQREILRTAYAAGYFESPRERTGEEIAETLGISQPTFTRHFRAAERTIFGTLFDQNSGEPSEERGVE; this is translated from the coding sequence ATGAACGATCTGCCAGACCAGGTACCGACGACGCGTATTCGGGCCGTCCTCGTCGGCGAGTCAGCCGACGTGGCCCAGCTCGGCCGAACCCTCTCTCGCGGGGAGACACTCGTCTCGGTCGCGGCCGTCCCGACCGCTGATGCCGCCATCGGGCAATCAGAACACGCAGATTGCCTGGTTACCGATCCTGAACACGTCGAGATCCTCGTCGCAGCTACGGACGTGCCGATCGTCTCGGTGTCGTCCGACGACGCAGCGCCACTCGAAGAGGGCGCGGCCGACGTCGTCTCGCCGAGGGCCCCGGTGAACGTCCTCGAGACCCGCATTCGAAACGTCGTCGACGCCCGAACGGGAGACCGTGACCGCAGCGCGCGGATTCACGGAATACTGGAGGCGAGTGGATCGGCGATCGTCCTTTCGGACGCAGATGGGACGATCGAGTGGGTGAGCGAGTCGGTTGATCGACTGTTCGGCTACACGCCCGCCGCACTCGCGGGCACCACTATCGAGTCGCTCGCCATCGAACCGGATCGGGAGACGCTGGGACAGCACCGAATCGCCGTTGCCGACGGCGACGCTGACGAATTCAGGCGGACTACCGCTCGTATACGTGACGGGACCGGTCGGCTGAGTGAGTGTACGGTCGAGGTGCGAAACCGGTTATCAGACCCCAGCCTGAATCGACTGGTCTGGACGATCGCCCCCATCGACGGACGACCGAGCTGGCGCGAAGGATTCAGTGCTGACGTCGACGCTATCGACGACCCGATCCTCACGCTCGACGACGAGTGGATCGTGCGACGGGCGAACGAGGCAGCGCGAGGAGCGTTCGCGGTGGCGGAGAACGGGTCGATCGGCGATGAGGGAAGTTCGATCGGTGACGAGCGGGAGCCGGTTGGCCACGAGTTCTGGACACTCCTGTCCCCGGCGACCGTCGATACGTGGTTCGAACGACTGGCCGAAGCCCGTGCCAGTGATTCGACGGTCTGGTTCGACGTCTCTCGACCCGACGACGGCGTCGATTCGGTCGTCGCCTATCCAGGAGACGGCTCGCTCACGGTCGTCGTCCACCGCCGGGACGCCTCGCCGATCGATCGGTATCGAGCAGAACTCGAGCGGACGACGGGGCTCTTAGACGAGATGGCCGACCCTGCCGTCCTCGTCGACGACGGACGAATCACCGCGGCGAACGCCGCCGTCTTCGAGTACACGAGTCACGCGACCGTCGTCGGTCGGCCGACCGAGACACTCGTCGGGGATCGAATCGCCTCGGAAATCACCGCTCGGGCTGGCGCACCGGTTCGACGGGTCGACCCGATCGAGTGGCGCCCGTCAGTGGACGGTCGCGAACACGTCGTCTTGCTCACCGTCGGCACGGTCGCGGACGACCAGACAGCCGTCGTCGGCCGGGACGTAACTGACGAAAGGCGGCTGCTCGACGGCACTCGCGAACTCGGCGAGACGATCGACGCCGTCGAATCAGTCTCGACCGTCGAAGCGACCCGCCGGACCCTTCTCGCGGGAATCGTCTCGGTGACGGGAGCGACAGTCGGCGGCTGGTATCGTCGAGACGGTGACCGACTGTCGCCACGAACGAGTATCGGCCCGACCCAGACAGAACGAGCACCGACGATCACCGTCGCGACGGAGCGAGTGAACGAGATGTTCTCGGATGGACCGACGAGACTTCCCCGATCCGTCCGCGTTCCCATTACCGCAGCGACGACGATGGCTGGACCGCTCGCGATTCCGGTCACCGACACGGACGTGATCCTCGTCGGGACGGTCGGTACGGACGGAGAGGCGATCGACACCGAATCAGCCTCGGCGGAATCGCCACAGAACGGACAGACAGCGTTCGACGCCGGATCCGAGGGCGAGGGTGGTGATCTCGTGGCCCGGTATTCGGCCGATGACTGGCTCACACCGACAGTCGGCCCCGGGCCGGAACGAACTGTCGAACGCGACGCGTTCGGCTCGTTGTTCCGATCCGTCGTTCACCTCTCGCTGGCCCGAGCCCGTTGTCTCGACAAGACGCGTGAACTGACGGCATCCGTCTCGCTCGGATCCGAATTGCGCGATCGGGTGGTCACACTCGCCGAGCACCGTGAATCCACGTACCGTAAACTGACGTCGGCACGGACTCGACAGGCAGTCGAACGGGCGTTGTGTGACTCGATGGCCGACCTCGATGCCGTCAGCGCGTGCTGGCTCGTGGCGGGGGACGCAGACGAGCGACACGTTCGCGAGGCTGCAGGGTCGGTCGCGCGATCCGAGAGCGGTGTCGATCCAGCCACCACCGATTCGTTCGACCTGCTCGTCGAACGAGCACTGACGGCGGGAGACCAACAGATCGAGCGGATCGATTTGGCACGAACCGACAGCGGTAGTCGGCCGTCAGCAGCCGAGGGGCCGGTACGCATCGCGACCCCGTTCGACGATCCGACCGGCCCGGCGACGGTTCTCGTCGTTCAAGCGTCGATCCACGACGAATCGGTGTTCCCGGAATACTGTACGGAACTCGTGACCGTCGTCGGTCTCGCGATCGATGCGATCACCGCCCAGCGTGCACTCCACGCCGACGACACGCTCGAAGTGGAATTGAGTTTCCCCACCGCGACCGACGACCCACTGACGCGACTGGTAGCCGAGATCGATCGATCGCTCACCGTCGATTCGGTCGTGCTCACAGACGATCACGTTACCTCCTATCTCACGGTAGCACAACTGGACGAAGCGTCGTTCGTCGCTGCCGTCGGTGACGTCTCGGCGACGACGCTCGTAAACAGCTACGTCGGGGAAAACGGGACGTTACACGCCGAAATTGCCGTCGAAGAGAGTGAGTTGTTCGAGCTCATCCGCGCGCACGATGGCGTCCTTTCTGGGCTGTCACCACGGGACGACCGACTGTCGCTCCGTCTCGAACTACCTGCGACGCGTGACGTCCGTGGACTCGTCGATTCGATTCGAGCCACATTTCCGAACGCGGAGCTCCGAGCGCGACGGCCGGTTTCCCCGCGAGGGCCGGATCAGCCCGTCGGGACACTACTCTCAACACTGACGGACCGTCAACGAGAGATCCTCCGGACCGCCTACGCGGCAGGCTATTTCGAATCGCCGCGCGAGCGCACCGGTGAAGAGATCGCCGAGACGCTGGGTATCTCACAGCCGACGTTCACTCGTCACTTCAGGGCGGCCGAGCGAACCATCTTCGGGACACTCTTCGATCAGAACTCGGGAGAACCCAGCGAAGAACGTGGGGTCGAGTGA